The following proteins come from a genomic window of bacterium:
- a CDS encoding CoA transferase has product MAEPAAASHSAPLPLEGVRVVDFTQITLGPIATQMLGDFGADVIKIERPGAGDFLRTTLPQPDGSSFLFIAGNRNKRAMTLDLRKPGGREILERLLRRADVLVHNFRPGAMEKLGYGYEQVRGLNPQLVYAMGSGFGPSGPYVLKGGQDWIAQAMGGSLMRRAEPGTPPEPFTVAVCDFAAGMLLVQGILLALMARERTGRGQLVTSSLYDSMFYMQQQEAACMLNAGQEINWSRMPLNGHFQTRDGKWILFLGAFKQEPLRDICRALRLDPLHEDQRFATEPAQFAHRAELQAIFRRRIAELTQGEALRALEGQDILCAPIRTLAEALADPQLAHNEMVVDIPDGRRGRVKAIGNPVKLSETAAAVRRGAPDAGEHTDEILRELGYGDDEIKRLRAEVAV; this is encoded by the coding sequence CGGACGTGATCAAGATCGAGCGCCCGGGCGCCGGCGATTTCCTGCGCACGACGCTTCCGCAGCCGGACGGCTCCAGTTTTCTCTTCATCGCCGGCAACCGCAACAAGCGGGCGATGACGCTGGATCTCCGGAAGCCGGGGGGCCGTGAGATTCTGGAACGCTTGCTGCGGCGGGCCGACGTGCTCGTACACAACTTCCGCCCTGGCGCGATGGAGAAGCTCGGCTACGGCTACGAACAGGTGCGCGGGCTGAACCCGCAACTTGTTTACGCGATGGGCAGCGGGTTCGGGCCGTCCGGCCCGTACGTCCTGAAGGGCGGGCAGGACTGGATCGCGCAGGCGATGGGCGGATCGTTGATGCGCCGGGCGGAGCCGGGCACGCCGCCGGAGCCGTTCACCGTGGCGGTGTGCGACTTCGCGGCCGGCATGCTGCTGGTGCAGGGCATTCTGCTCGCGCTCATGGCGCGCGAGCGGACCGGCCGCGGCCAGCTCGTCACCTCGTCGCTCTACGACAGCATGTTCTATATGCAGCAGCAGGAAGCCGCGTGCATGCTCAACGCCGGCCAGGAGATCAACTGGAGCCGGATGCCGCTCAACGGCCACTTCCAGACGCGCGACGGGAAGTGGATTCTCTTCCTCGGGGCCTTCAAGCAGGAGCCGCTGCGGGACATCTGCCGGGCGCTGCGGCTCGACCCGCTGCACGAAGACCAGCGCTTTGCGACCGAGCCCGCGCAGTTTGCTCACCGCGCCGAGCTGCAGGCGATCTTCCGGCGGCGGATCGCCGAGCTGACGCAGGGCGAAGCGCTGCGCGCGCTCGAGGGCCAGGACATCCTCTGCGCGCCGATCCGCACGCTCGCCGAGGCGCTCGCGGATCCGCAGCTCGCGCACAACGAGATGGTCGTCGATATCCCCGACGGGCGGCGCGGCCGGGTGAAGGCGATCGGCAATCCGGTCAAGCTCAGCGAGACGGCGGCCGCGGTGCGGCGGGGCGCGCCGGACGCCGGCGAGCACACGGACGAGATCCTCCGCGAGCTCGGCTACGGCGACGACGAGATCAAGCGGCTCCGCGCGGAGGTCGCGGTATGA